Proteins encoded within one genomic window of Polypterus senegalus isolate Bchr_013 chromosome 6, ASM1683550v1, whole genome shotgun sequence:
- the LOC120530535 gene encoding transcription factor HES-5-like, with the protein MAPYALSNQPFSCQLTSADKKLRKPLVEKLRRDRINSSIEQLKALLEKEFQKHEPNSKLEKADVLEMTVNFLKQQMRPQVDYDRGYSRCLQETLQFLSLCSPHKDAQVQLISYFSGIPKAAEVPCCPTATSSPKQERPDAQGALWRPWQSS; encoded by the exons ATGGCTCCTTACGCTCTCAGCAACCAACCTTTCTCTTGCCAGCTCACCAGCGCTGACAAAAAA TTAAGGAAACCTTTGGTAGAGAAACTGCGAAGAGATCGCATCAATAGCAGCATCGAGCAGCTAAAAGCTCTGCTAGAGAAGGAGTTCCAGAAACACGAGCCCAACTCGAAGCTCGAGAAAGCTGATGTTCTGGAGATGACAGTGAATTTCTTAAAGCAGCAGATGAGGCCACAGGTGGACTATGATCGGGGCTACTCCAGATGTCTTCAGGAGACCCTGCAATTCTTGTCCTTATGTTCGCCTCACAAAGATGCACAAGTCCAGTTGATCAGTTACTTCAGTGGAATTCCAAAAGCAGCCGAAGTGCCCTGCTGCCCGACTGCGACATCCTCTCCAAAGCAGGAACGACCTGATGCGCAAGGTGCGCTCTGGAGACCTTGGCAGAGCAGCTAG